The DNA window CACGCCGTCGTCGCCGAAGCGGAATCCCAGCGAGCCGCGCGGCACCACCACCGAGTCGGTCGCCCCGTCGACCAGCACCGGCTTGAACGCGGCGTTCTCCACGTCGGCCGCATCGCCGCCCAGATCGGCCGCAGTGAGCATTTTGCCAGGCACCAGGTTGCCGTCGCGGTCCTCGAGCTTGACCAGAAACGGCAGGTCGGTGTACTGGCGCACATAGTCGACGAAGAACGGAACACGTTGTTTGACAAAGTATTCCGACAGCACCACGTGGCCCATCGCCATGGCCAGCGCGCCGTCGGTCCCCGCGGCGCAAGGCATCCACTCGTCGGCGAACTTGGTGTTGTCGGCGTAGTCGGGGCTGACGCTGACGACCTTGGTGCCGCGGTAGCGGACTTCGGTCATCCAGTGGGCGTCGGGTGTGCGGGTCACCGGCACGTTGGAGCCCCACATCATCAGATACGACGCATCCCACCAGTCGCCGGACTCCGGCACGTCGGTCTGGTCGCCGAACACCTGCGGTGAAGCCACCGGAAGATCGGCATACCAGTCGTAGAAGGAGGTCATCACCCCGCCCAGCAGTTCGATGAACCGCGAGCCCGCTGCATGGCTGACCATCGACATGGCCGGGATGGGCGAGAAACCAGCGACTCGGTCGGGGCCGTAAGTCTTGATGGTGTGCACATGGGCGGCGGCGATCATCTCGGTGGCCTCAGCCCAGCTCACCCGAACCAACCCGCCCTTGCCGCGGGCCTGCTGATAACGCCGTCGGCGCTGCGGGTCGGCCTGGATGTCCGCCCACGCCAGAACCGGATCACCCAGCCGCGCCTTGGCTTCGCGGTACATCTCCACAAGCACGCCGCGCGCGTATGGGTAGCGCACCCGCGTCGGCGAGTACGTGTACCAGGAAAATGCCGCGCCGCGCGGACAGCCGCGGGGTTCGTACTCCGGTCGGTCCGGACCCACCGACGGGTAGTCGGTTTCCTGGGTCTCCCAGGTGATGATGCCGTCCTTGACGTAGATCTTCCACGAGCACGACCCTGTGCAATTCACGCCGTGCGTGGAGCGCACCACCTTGTCATGACTCCAGCGGTCCCGGTAGAAGACGTCGCCTTCGCGGCCGCCGCGACGGGTCACCGTGCGTAAGTCGTCGGAGAATTCGCCGGGGGTGAAGAACCGCCCGCTGCGCGCGAGGAGCTCCTCGATCGGCCCTCCGGCACGCGATGCTGTCGACGTCATTTCGAGTCCTTGATGTGCTGAGCAACAGGTTCGTGTGCGTGCAGCCGCAACGCCGTGTAGCCGAGGGCGATGAGTGCGGTGGCTACCAGCAGCAGCAGCCCGATTGTGTAGTCGTTGTCGACCGAGTCGTAGCTCGCGCCCATCACCAGCGGCGGGAAGTAGCCACCGAGCCCGCCTGCCGCGGCGACGATTCCGGTGACCGCGCCCACCGATTGTGCCGGTGCCCGCCGAGCCACCCATGCGAAGACGCCGCCGGTGCCGATTCCGAGGAAGATCGCCAGCGTGATAAACGTCGCCGCCGACCACATGTCCGGCGGCGGCTGGAACACTGCCACAAATGCCATCACCGCGGTGCCTGCGAACGATGTCAGCACCACGTACTTCGGTGCGATCCGGTCGGCCAGTGCTCCGCCGATCGGCCGGGCCAACACGGCGGCCAACGCGAAGCCTGCGGTGCGCGCGCCCGCGTCGACCGCGGTGAATCCATAGATCGTCTTGATGTAGGTGGGAAGGTAGTTGCTGAACGCGACGAAGCCGCCGAACACCACCGCATACAGGAACGACATCTCCCAGGTGACCGGCAATTTCGCGGCGGCAATCAGCTTGGGCACCACGCGCCCGGTGTTGGGGGTGAAATTCGGCGAGTTCCGCATTACCAAAACGCAGGCCACCGCCGTCAGCGCGAGCGCGACCGCGACGATTGCGTGGGTGGTGAAGAGGCCGAACCATCCCACGAACCGCGGGGTGAAGAACGCCGAGAGTGCGGTCCCGACCATTCCCATGCCGAAGACGCCGGTCGCGAAGCCGCGACGCGAGGCCTCGTACCAGCTGTTCGCGAACGGGATTCCGACCGCGAATATCGTTCCGGCGATTCCCAGGAAGAAACCACATACCAGCAACAGCGGGTAAGACCCCGCCCTCCCGGCCGCTCCGACGGCCAGAACCGGCACGATCGAGGCCAGGGATACCGCGATGAACATCGTGCG is part of the Mycolicibacterium tusciae JS617 genome and encodes:
- a CDS encoding nitrate/nitrite transporter, producing MNAAPTPDTGTSRTVNLVLATWVSAINFWAWNMIGPLSTTYAGDLSLSSAEASMLVATPILVGSLGRIVIGSLADRFGGRTMFIAVSLASIVPVLAVGAAGRAGSYPLLLVCGFFLGIAGTIFAVGIPFANSWYEASRRGFATGVFGMGMVGTALSAFFTPRFVGWFGLFTTHAIVAVALALTAVACVLVMRNSPNFTPNTGRVVPKLIAAAKLPVTWEMSFLYAVVFGGFVAFSNYLPTYIKTIYGFTAVDAGARTAGFALAAVLARPIGGALADRIAPKYVVLTSFAGTAVMAFVAVFQPPPDMWSAATFITLAIFLGIGTGGVFAWVARRAPAQSVGAVTGIVAAAGGLGGYFPPLVMGASYDSVDNDYTIGLLLLVATALIALGYTALRLHAHEPVAQHIKDSK